A stretch of Manis javanica isolate MJ-LG chromosome 1, MJ_LKY, whole genome shotgun sequence DNA encodes these proteins:
- the LOC108396799 gene encoding uncharacterized protein isoform X2 has translation MSERRCGAGSHWARPQVRRMRSSYRRRCRRIQESVASRAPSVEESPAAPSVLQSGSPVSAPPARRPVRAAGTAEPSWWTRAVLGYAFLPPRRRQWHRPCSPASDLLAPAGLPAPQTPLRASPAAGGGRHSARIWSRRRGRTCARPARPLPAWRRRAARPGPPPPPRGSRGGAARPPQRVGQPVPRRPHLHKAAESPAGKRLPPRRICGGASRAGPRFRGEGDSDGSAGRKVS, from the coding sequence ATGAGCGAGCGGCGCTGTGGAGCAGGCAGCCATTGGGCGCGCCCGCAAGTGCGGAGGATGCGTAGTAGCTATAGGCGCCGCTGCCGCCGTATTCAAGAGTCAGTAGCTTCGCGAGCGCCATCGGTAGAGGAGTCTCCCGCGGCTCCCTCCGTGCTGCAGTCCGGCAGCCCAGTCTCGGCGCCTCCGGCCCGCCGCCCCGTCCGCGCAGCGGGCACGGCGGAGCCCAGCTGGTGGACCCGCGCTGTGCTCGGCTACGCCTTCCTCCCCCCGCGCAGGCGCCAGTGGCACCGACCTTGCTCCCCGGCCTCGGATCTCCTCGCGCCCGCTGGGCTCCCGGCGCCGCAAACGCCGCTTCGCGCCTCTCCCGCGGCGGGCGGAGGACGGCATTCGGCTCGGATTTGGAGCCGCCGCCGCGGCCGGACCTGCGCCCGTCCAGCTCGGCCGCTTCCAGCCTGGCGCCGTCGAGCGGCGCGACCGGGaccaccgccgccgccgcggggCAGCCGTGGAGGAGCAGCTCGTCCGCCGCAGCGCGTGGGGCAGCCTGTCCCCCGCCGACCGCATCTCCACAAGGCCGCCGAGAGCCCGGCCGGGAAGCGGCTCCCGCCGCGGCGGATCTGCGGCGGagcgtccagagcgggcccccgcttcaggggtgaaggcgacagcgacggctctgcgggTCGGAAG
- the LOC108396799 gene encoding uncharacterized protein isoform X1, producing the protein MSERRCGAGSHWARPQVRRMRSSYRRRCRRIQESVASRAPSVEESPAAPSVLQSGSPVSAPPARRPVRAAGTAEPSWWTRAVLGYAFLPPRRRQWHRPCSPASDLLAPAGLPAPQTPLRASPAAGGGRHSARIWSRRRGRTCARPARPLPAWRRRAARPGPPPPPRGSRGGAARPPQRVGQPVPRRPHLHKAAESPAGKRLPPRRICGGASRAGPRFRGEGDSDGSAGRKLQSYTQSRAVCTGLLNHQTFESS; encoded by the coding sequence ATGAGCGAGCGGCGCTGTGGAGCAGGCAGCCATTGGGCGCGCCCGCAAGTGCGGAGGATGCGTAGTAGCTATAGGCGCCGCTGCCGCCGTATTCAAGAGTCAGTAGCTTCGCGAGCGCCATCGGTAGAGGAGTCTCCCGCGGCTCCCTCCGTGCTGCAGTCCGGCAGCCCAGTCTCGGCGCCTCCGGCCCGCCGCCCCGTCCGCGCAGCGGGCACGGCGGAGCCCAGCTGGTGGACCCGCGCTGTGCTCGGCTACGCCTTCCTCCCCCCGCGCAGGCGCCAGTGGCACCGACCTTGCTCCCCGGCCTCGGATCTCCTCGCGCCCGCTGGGCTCCCGGCGCCGCAAACGCCGCTTCGCGCCTCTCCCGCGGCGGGCGGAGGACGGCATTCGGCTCGGATTTGGAGCCGCCGCCGCGGCCGGACCTGCGCCCGTCCAGCTCGGCCGCTTCCAGCCTGGCGCCGTCGAGCGGCGCGACCGGGaccaccgccgccgccgcggggCAGCCGTGGAGGAGCAGCTCGTCCGCCGCAGCGCGTGGGGCAGCCTGTCCCCCGCCGACCGCATCTCCACAAGGCCGCCGAGAGCCCGGCCGGGAAGCGGCTCCCGCCGCGGCGGATCTGCGGCGGagcgtccagagcgggcccccgcttcaggggtgaaggcgacagcgacggctctgcgggTCGGAAG
- the LOC108406513 gene encoding LOW QUALITY PROTEIN: coiled-coil domain-containing protein 172-like (The sequence of the model RefSeq protein was modified relative to this genomic sequence to represent the inferred CDS: deleted 1 base in 1 codon; substituted 1 base at 1 genomic stop codon), producing MSLESLFEHIIFSEQQAEESHRLMREIRSEINRCREKAKKATEELKEAKMTLESKVQQFSEKAFLLELLRTHENALKRXCSEVINQRNMLLQTFDATKKKMTEEEEKFIKEITDFNNEYDITKKRELLMKQNVKIEISDLENQANILKKEMKSMEHESGQLNELQKEKSELIEELFTLQKKLKVFEDKKNEAICTIKYLEAEKIKINEKPQNDAECLRLKKELELYKEDDMLSVYEALQTEIEFLELTLVQKDLQENK from the exons ATGAGTCTAGAGTCCTTGTTTGAGCACATCATT TTCTCGGAGCAGCAGGCCGAGGAGAGTCACCGCCTGATGCGGGAAATAAGGTCGGAAATAAATAGATGTCGTGAAAAAGCGAAGAAGGCGACAGAGGAGCTGAAGGAAGCGAAAATGACGTTGGAATCGAAGGTTCAGCAGTTTTCTGAAAAAGCCTTCCTCTTAGAGCTTTTGAGAACTCATGAAAATGCCTTAAAAAGATAGTGCAGTGAAGTTATAAACCAAAGGAATATGCTTCTCCAAACTTTTgatgctacaaagaaaaaaatgacagaggaagaggaaaaatttattaaggaaattacagacttcaataatgagtatgacataacaaagaaaagagaactttTGATGAAACAAAATGTCAAGATTGAAATATCTGACTTAGAAAACCAggcaaacattttgaaaaaggaaatgaagtcaaTGGAACATGAAAGTGGCCAGTTAAATgaacttcaaaaagaaaagagtgaattaATAGAAGAATTATTTACTCTGCAGAAAAAACTTAAAGTTTTTgaagataaaaagaatgaagcCATTTGTACTATCAAATACCTAGAGGcagaaaaaatcaaaatcaatgaAAAGCCTCAAAATGATGCTGAATGCTTAAGGCTTAAAAAAGAATTAGAACTTTATAAGGAAGATGACATGCTAAGTGTTTATGAAGCTCTCCAAACAGAAATAGAATTTTTGGAGTTGACATTGGTGCAGAAAGATCTTCAAGAAAACAAGTAA